Genomic DNA from Lactuca sativa cultivar Salinas chromosome 8, Lsat_Salinas_v11, whole genome shotgun sequence:
atagtTTTGATTATTTAACTATGCATAATCACATGATAAAAAGTATATCTAACAATCGCGCAATCTATATAGTAAAGTCTAGTATATATCTACATATGTTTAACTTTTTCTTAAATTTCCAGCAAAATCTTTATCCTTGTACATATTTACAACCCCAAGGAGTCGTTATTATCACACATCAGAAAGGGAACCAGTCAACGAGATAATCGTTCCAGATGAGGCGATCGTTTGGGCCGGGAATGGGCAGCGGCGGAGGCGGAGGCAGAGGCGGTGGAGGGATGATCAAGACGGTTCACAGAACCGTCAGGGCTGGCCTCGGTGGTGGGGCGTCCCAAGAACCCTATTCACATTCCGCCACAACCACCACAAGGACCACCAATAACCGTAACCAACCCATAAACACCACCCTTTCTCTCTCATCCAACGCTAACCTCTCCTCGCCTTGCTCTTACCTCAACCACCATGTCCCGGCGCCGACCAACTGGGTTTTCTCGTCGTCACCGATCACCGATGACGAGTTCGACTGGGAATACATCCATGGCGGCGGGAGTGACGACGGCGAGAGTTTAAATCGAGTGCTTTACGATGATTTTGTATTGGGCAGTGTTCCATCCAAAAACGAAGTTCATCATGCAGTCTCTTCTCTCCAGGAGTAAGTATTCAATTTCGTTTCATTATTCTTTTGGAATACAAAAATCATTCCTTTTGATTACAAAATGAAAATGACCAACATATGCTTATTATCGTTGGTTAATTTCTATGATGAAATCGTGTTCTATTTTGTGAAAATCAGGGTTCTTGATCCGATTATCGAGAATAGAAGAACATATGGTACGTACGATGATGGAATCGAAAAGATTTCAGGTCCTACTGTTTTTCACAAATCTGGATCGGAGTTAGATTGGATTGAGCCATCTTTGCAACTACATGACTCAACAAGTGCGTTGCATGATCCTAGATCGACAAGAGTTTATGATGCTTTCCATCTATTGCAAACTGATCCTTCAGTTCAGGTACGATGCtacatatatttgaaaattttatccATTAATTAATCCTTCGATTTTGTCAAAAAAATGGTTCTTGATTTTGCTTGGTTTAGAGAATGGTGATTTCGTTGTCATCTGACAAGGCTGTTTGGGACGCTGTTATGAACAACGAGGTAGTACGTGAGCTCCGTGAGTCAGTTAATGAAGGTTCGTGCAAACTAAAGTACTTATTTTTTTCGCGATGTTATAGTTTTCTAGATAATTTGACTGTGTGAACCATGATAATATGATATACAACCTTCGTTTCTTTTAACCAATTTTCTTGTGAAATATTCTAAGAAACAGCATGGTTTAAACTTTACATGCAACAGGTAAGAGCATTTCTGAGTGCTCTGAGGATAGTGTTGATGAGTCGAATCCAGTTATACAAGTTCTTCGATGGATCTTTGTCAATACAAAGGAGAAAATGATTGAAATAGTAGAGAAAATAACACAGATTGTAAATGAATTGGTTAGGCCCACTGGAAAGGatgagaagtggaagaaagacgCCGATATAGGCCTCAATTCATTTGAAGAAAAACTTAGGAGCTCTTTCTTGCTTTCCATTATAGTACTTTTGATTGTTGTTGTGAGTCGAGGACGCAAGTCTTGATCATGATCATAGTCTATGAGCCAGATCCATATAAGGTACGTATTgatcatgatcttagtttcgagAACTAAGGCTTGTAAGTGTTTGATCATGGTCTAATTAGTCCACAAGTCTCGATCATGATCACATTTATAAGCTTGATCGACATGTTTTGATCATGTTCTTACTTGCTCAGGGTCAGGCATTCATCATCGATTTGCCGACATGACATCGATAAACTTTTCCTTCAGtgacttttttatttatttatcataaaAGGTTGTATTTGGTTTGAATGTTTAATGACTATCATTGGTAGCATAACGAATATTTCCtttgaaaaacaaaatatcaATGATACATAATTTAATAACATTACAGAGTGACGCGAAATTCCAAGGTGGCATTAGACAAATTAAAGGCCATGTGAAATTTTAAGTTGGCATTAGACAAATTAAACTAACTATAGAGTAATATAAATTTGATGGGATATATAGAGAAAAACACCTagagttatatatgtatatacaaaaaagttattatattatttttatattaatatttattgttGCAAAAAATATGAGTTTTTAAGAGTAGACGACTATAAATAAGGTGTttcttatatttttgtttttttaaacgaTATTAATGTTAAGGGTAAATTATACCAATCGTCTCTCGTGCAGGTGCTGAAAAAcgcgtttagtccctattttcaaaaattaactcggacagtCCCTCATTTGTTTAAAATGTGCACGCTTCATCCCTAATACACATTTTTGTTGCAATAGTAGTCTTTGCCATATCTGAAATGACCATAATACCCTTTATGTTTATCTTTTCAAAttaattttatgttattattaattattattaattaagaaagaaaacaaaaagatGCGGTCCCACTTCATACCCAACCACATCTCTCCACCTACCGTACCTTCCCTTTACTGTCTCTCTTCTCCAAACtcttcaaaaaccctaaaaacattCATCCTTAAGCCACCGTCGGTGGATACCACCATCGTTTTACACTCCGACCACATTCATGGAAACCACCTCTGTTTTACACACATCGCATTCTAACCACCATCTTTTCCGGCATAAGTGGTTTCGAACCGTCTAAAATCGATGCTACCACCTGTGATTCAGTCTTCGATCTCTGATTTCCATCAGCTAGGGCTTTATCACATGTACCATACCATCAACGTCGGCCAAAGTTTTGATAGATGTCATCGATCTCTATGTGTTTCGACATATATCGATCCCTGCCTCCATCGTGGCTGAGATATGGAGACCATCGAGTTCCACAGTCGGAGTCGATGTCGATGTTGGGGTGGTGGTTGGATGATTTCAGGTGTAAGGTGGAGAAGACGATGAATAGTGTAGGTTTCACCTGCACCTCCTGTTAATTGATCGCAGGAGTATGGTTTTATGTCCCCCACCCTTCGACCCTGTATCTCTCAATAACAGATTCCTCTTTAaccttttttttcctttcttttgggTTACAATTCTAATCAAGTGAAGATTAGTAGGTATGATCGGATACGTGATGGTCCCGATGGTAGTTTTTGATGGAGGTTGGTGGCTGTGAATGACAACAATGAATGGGGAGGGGAGGTGTCAGAGTTTAAAGATgggataagaga
This window encodes:
- the LOC111904085 gene encoding uncharacterized protein LOC111904085, with translation MRRSFGPGMGSGGGGGRGGGGMIKTVHRTVRAGLGGGASQEPYSHSATTTTRTTNNRNQPINTTLSLSSNANLSSPCSYLNHHVPAPTNWVFSSSPITDDEFDWEYIHGGGSDDGESLNRVLYDDFVLGSVPSKNEVHHAVSSLQEVLDPIIENRRTYGTYDDGIEKISGPTVFHKSGSELDWIEPSLQLHDSTSALHDPRSTRVYDAFHLLQTDPSVQRMVISLSSDKAVWDAVMNNEVVRELRESVNEGKSISECSEDSVDESNPVIQVLRWIFVNTKEKMIEIVEKITQIVNELVRPTGKDEKWKKDADIGLNSFEEKLRSSFLLSIIVLLIVVVSRGRKS